From a single Solanum dulcamara chromosome 4, daSolDulc1.2, whole genome shotgun sequence genomic region:
- the LOC129884682 gene encoding transcription factor bHLH96-like: MALEAITQQQQYLYTLLGTINWGSGSDSGSGSGSYYFNNEAFDEFLANNQNLSAPQEYEDYSNWNMPPPLLVDSQSEFHQWGLNSSSVLDHNFTIPDQQEQPPQLDSPIEMSSSTTRPRRRRTRTKKNEEEIENQRITHIAVERNRRKQMNEYLSVLRALMPESYVQRGDQASIVSGAINYVKELEQQLQFLSGQKHLTSQNQESNGETSPFSEFFSIPQYSTSMTAATATSENGGCENEYYRNQQLPATADIEVTMVENHANLKIRSKRRPRLLPRIISGLESLRLSVLHLNVSKVDQFVLCSLSLKVEEGCKMSSVEDIAAVVNQILCRIHEEAN; encoded by the exons ATGGCACTAGAAGCTATAacgcaacaacaacaatatcttTACACGTTGCTTGGAACTATAAATTGGGGCTCTGGCTCTGATTCTGGTTCTGGTTCTGGCTCTTATTATTTCAATAATGAGGCGTTTGATGAATTTCTTGCGAATAATCAAAATTTATCAGCACCACAAGAGTACGAGGACTACTCGAATTGGAATATGCCACCTCCATTATTGGTGGATTCCCAAAGTGAATTTCATCAATGGGGTCTGAATTCTTCCTCTGTTTTAGACCATAATTTTACAATTCCGGATCAACAGGAACAGCCGCCACAATTGGACTCTCCAATTGAAATGTCTAGTAGTACAACTAgaccaagaagaagaagaacaagaacaaagaagaatgaagaagagatTGAGAATCAAAGAATTACACACATTGCCGTTGAACGAAATCGTCGAAAACAGATGAATGAGTACCTCTCTGTTCTCCGTGCTCTCATGCCTGAATCTTATGTCCAAAGG GGTGATCAAGCATCAATTGTTAGTGGTGCAATTAACTATGTGAAAGAGCTAGAGCAACAGCTTCAATTCCTTAGTGGTCAGAAGCATTTGACTAGTCAAAATCAAGAATCCAATGGTGAAACTTCTCCATTTTCTGAGTTCTTTAGCATTCCACAGTACTCAACAAGCATGactgctgctactgctactaGTGAAAATGGAGGTTGTGAGAATGAATATTATAGGAACCAGCAGCTACCAGCAACAGCTGATATAGAGGTTACAATGGTGGAAAATCATGCAAATCTGAAAATAAGATCAAAAAGGAGGCCAAGATTGCTTCCTAGAATAATTTCAGGGCTTGAGAGCCTTAGGCTAAGTGTACTTCATCTCAATGTTTCAAAAGTTGACCAGTTTGTCCTCTGTTCTCTCAGTTTGAAG GTAGAGGAAGGTTGCAAGATGAGTTCAGTGGAAGACATAGCAGCTGTTGTGAATCAGATTTTATGTAGGATCCATGAAGAGGCTAACTAA